A genomic stretch from Nitrobacter winogradskyi Nb-255 includes:
- a CDS encoding FKBP-type peptidyl-prolyl cis-trans isomerase → MVGEIATHDHDHDNDHHDHNHESAPAHFGAPERVSVGKYVTINYTLRTNGQIRHIRSAVWGDEPLEYQHGSGRLLPALERALEGRVAGDRFEVTLPPEDAYGERDKALQQRVPAETFGGVDQIEPGMCFLAHSDDERRVENVIVTEVDEDNGYVVVDTNHPLAGMTLEFEGSIVAVRDTPTPAGHQHIDPLMASMGDGLALAAAQATVDSRRKRSDEPSKSPAPDPIDENGGA, encoded by the coding sequence ATGGTAGGTGAGATCGCGACGCATGATCATGATCATGATAACGACCATCATGATCACAATCATGAATCGGCTCCGGCGCACTTCGGTGCGCCCGAGCGGGTTAGCGTCGGGAAATACGTGACCATCAACTACACTCTGAGAACTAACGGTCAGATTCGTCACATTCGTTCAGCTGTATGGGGCGATGAACCGTTGGAGTACCAGCATGGAAGTGGACGGCTGCTGCCCGCCCTCGAGCGAGCGCTCGAGGGGAGGGTTGCTGGCGATCGATTTGAAGTGACGTTACCGCCCGAAGATGCTTATGGGGAACGGGATAAGGCGTTGCAGCAACGAGTGCCGGCTGAAACGTTTGGCGGTGTAGATCAGATTGAGCCGGGAATGTGTTTTCTTGCGCACAGCGATGATGAGCGCCGAGTAGAGAACGTGATTGTTACCGAGGTCGATGAGGATAACGGGTACGTCGTAGTTGATACGAATCACCCGCTTGCGGGTATGACGTTAGAGTTTGAGGGTAGCATCGTGGCAGTACGGGATACACCAACCCCGGCGGGACACCAGCATATCGATCCGCTGATGGCCAGCATGGGTGATGGGCTTGCATTGGCTGCGGCGCAAGCAACAGTGGATTCACGTCGCAAGCGAAGTGATGAACCTTCTAAGTCACCTGCGCCTGATCCCATCGATGAGAATGGTGGCGCATAA
- the narH gene encoding nitrate reductase subunit beta: MDIRAQVSMVFHLDKCIGCHTCSIACKNIWTDRKGTEYMYWNNVETKPGTGYPTRWEDQTKYRGGWVVDGQRQKSLRLRLQGKWGTLTNIFYNPYLPTLDDYFEPWTYDYQNLITAPLADEQPTARAISMVTGKYMDTIEAGPNWDDDLGGSQVYANNDPNFDGASDEEMRQINEINSTVFFYLPRICNHCLNPGCVAACPQGALYKRGEDGVVLVSQERCRAWRMCVSGCPYKKTYFNWSTGKAEKCILCYPRLESGQPPACFHSCVGRIRYIGLVLYDADAIEETAKSPQDQLVMAQRNIIKDPFDPEIIAAARANGIPDSKIEAAQKSPVFQFVKKWGIALPLHPEFRTLPMLFYVPPLGPVLAKVENGVYDNVANEARLGPLMSSLERSRIPLRYMASLLAGGNEEIIRDVYKKLVAVRVYMRSRKVKDIPDEEVQRALSEGKTTAAEVEAIWRLTSMPTFEERFVVPPMERETAVDALFPQLDPVSHNYPIRKGEVGVGFHTDPARGP; this comes from the coding sequence ATGGACATCCGAGCTCAAGTTTCGATGGTCTTTCACCTGGACAAGTGCATCGGTTGCCACACCTGCAGCATCGCGTGCAAGAACATCTGGACCGATCGCAAGGGCACCGAGTACATGTACTGGAACAACGTGGAGACCAAGCCGGGTACGGGTTACCCGACACGTTGGGAAGACCAGACCAAGTATCGCGGCGGCTGGGTGGTTGACGGTCAAAGGCAGAAGAGCCTTCGGCTTCGGCTGCAGGGCAAGTGGGGAACGCTGACGAACATCTTCTACAACCCCTATCTGCCGACGCTCGACGACTATTTCGAGCCGTGGACCTACGATTACCAGAACCTGATCACTGCGCCTCTGGCTGACGAGCAGCCGACCGCGCGGGCGATTTCGATGGTGACCGGCAAGTACATGGACACGATTGAGGCGGGTCCGAACTGGGACGACGACCTCGGCGGTTCGCAGGTTTACGCCAACAACGACCCGAACTTCGACGGCGCCTCCGACGAGGAAATGCGCCAGATCAACGAGATCAACAGCACGGTGTTCTTCTATCTGCCGCGCATCTGCAACCATTGCCTCAATCCGGGATGCGTTGCGGCCTGCCCGCAGGGCGCGCTCTACAAGCGTGGTGAGGACGGCGTCGTGCTGGTGAGCCAGGAACGCTGCCGGGCCTGGCGCATGTGTGTCTCGGGCTGCCCCTACAAGAAGACCTACTTCAACTGGTCGACCGGCAAGGCCGAGAAGTGCATCCTGTGCTATCCGCGTCTTGAGAGCGGCCAGCCGCCGGCGTGCTTCCACTCCTGCGTGGGACGCATCCGCTATATCGGCCTCGTGCTTTACGATGCGGACGCGATCGAGGAGACGGCGAAGTCGCCGCAGGATCAGCTGGTGATGGCCCAGCGCAACATCATCAAGGATCCGTTCGATCCGGAGATCATCGCCGCCGCGCGAGCGAACGGGATTCCGGACTCGAAGATCGAAGCGGCGCAGAAATCTCCGGTATTTCAGTTCGTGAAGAAGTGGGGCATCGCGCTGCCGTTGCATCCGGAGTTCCGCACGTTGCCGATGCTGTTCTATGTGCCGCCGCTGGGGCCGGTTCTGGCCAAGGTGGAGAACGGCGTATACGACAACGTTGCCAACGAAGCGCGGCTTGGACCGTTGATGAGTTCGCTCGAGCGATCACGTATTCCGCTTCGTTACATGGCGAGTCTCCTCGCGGGCGGCAATGAGGAGATTATCCGCGACGTCTACAAGAAGCTGGTTGCGGTGCGCGTCTACATGCGTTCGCGGAAGGTCAAGGACATTCCGGACGAGGAGGTGCAGCGGGCGCTGTCGGAAGGCAAGACCACCGCGGCGGAAGTCGAGGCGATCTGGCGTCTGACATCGATGCCGACCTTCGAGGAGCGCTTCGTGGTTCCGCCGATGGAGCGTGAGACGGCGGTCGACGCCCTGTTCCCGCAGCTTGATCCGGTCTCTCATAACTATCCGATCCGCAAAGGCGAGGT